One Streptomyces sp. CNQ-509 DNA window includes the following coding sequences:
- a CDS encoding helix-turn-helix transcriptional regulator — MSLNGPAPPTDSASASAHGGGAVLVAGLAAAGGGWTDRHRHPVPQLTWAGSGVLMVRALGRTWVLPATTALWIPPGVRHATGTAGTTEPRTLYVRYPGPAPTAADPPLRTRPPADRPGWPEPTVVAVTPLLRALSDHLADDAPAPAARARAEAVLLDQLAPVAPTPVLAPMPHDPRPRAVAEALRDTPADARTLAEWSPYAGAAPRTLARLFVAETGMPFGRWRTHLRLQASLPLLASGATVATAARHVGYASSSAFVAAFHRTVGAPPGTYFPRD; from the coding sequence ATGTCGCTGAACGGCCCCGCACCGCCTACCGATTCCGCTTCCGCTTCCGCCCACGGGGGCGGTGCGGTGCTCGTGGCGGGCCTCGCGGCGGCGGGCGGCGGCTGGACCGACCGCCACCGCCACCCCGTGCCGCAACTGACGTGGGCGGGCAGCGGAGTCCTGATGGTGCGGGCGCTGGGCCGCACGTGGGTGCTGCCGGCGACGACGGCGCTGTGGATCCCCCCGGGCGTACGCCACGCGACGGGGACGGCGGGCACGACGGAGCCGCGGACGCTGTACGTCCGGTATCCGGGCCCGGCCCCGACGGCCGCCGACCCCCCGCTCCGTACGCGCCCGCCGGCGGACCGGCCCGGGTGGCCGGAGCCGACCGTCGTGGCCGTGACCCCGCTGCTGCGGGCCCTCAGCGACCACCTCGCCGACGACGCCCCCGCCCCGGCCGCCCGCGCCCGCGCGGAGGCCGTGCTCCTCGACCAGCTCGCCCCCGTCGCCCCGACGCCGGTCCTGGCGCCCATGCCCCACGACCCCCGCCCCCGCGCCGTCGCCGAGGCCCTGCGCGACACCCCGGCGGACGCCCGCACGCTCGCGGAGTGGTCCCCGTACGCCGGCGCGGCGCCCCGCACGCTGGCGCGCCTCTTCGTCGCCGAGACGGGCATGCCCTTCGGCCGCTGGCGTACGCACCTGCGCCTCCAGGCGTCCCTGCCGCTGCTCGCCTCCGGCGCGACGGTGGCCACCGCCGCCCGGCACGTCGGCTACGCCTCGTCGAGCGCGTTCGTCGCGGCATTCCACCGCACCGTGGGGGCACCGCCGGGCACGTACTTCCCGCGCGACTGA
- a CDS encoding GlxA family transcriptional regulator, whose translation MPASRLRRAAVLVLEGAKPLDAGIPAQVFSTRRSMPYEVRVCGAAPGLVAGGDGLSYHVAHGLSALTWADIVFVPGYRFPDRDDPPPAVTEALIAAHRRGARLAAISTGAFALAATGLLDGRRATTHWHYTRALAAKHPEVRVDENVLFVDEGSVLTSAGAASGIDLCLHILRGDLGVAASNHAARRLVAAPYRSGGQAQYVPRSVPEPLGERFAATREWALHRLGEPLTLEALARHAGVSTRTFSRRFVDDTGYTPMQWIMRARIDVARELLERSEQSVEQIADRVGLGTGANLRLHFQQILGTTPSEYRRTFARGE comes from the coding sequence GTGCCAGCCTCCCGCCTCCGCCGCGCCGCCGTCCTCGTACTGGAAGGGGCCAAACCCCTCGACGCCGGCATCCCCGCGCAGGTCTTCAGCACCCGCCGGAGCATGCCGTACGAGGTCCGCGTCTGCGGCGCCGCACCGGGGCTGGTGGCCGGCGGCGACGGGCTCTCGTACCACGTCGCACACGGCCTGTCCGCGCTGACCTGGGCGGACATCGTCTTCGTACCCGGCTACCGGTTCCCCGACCGCGACGACCCGCCGCCCGCCGTCACCGAGGCCCTGATCGCCGCCCACCGCCGCGGCGCCCGCCTCGCCGCCATCTCGACCGGCGCCTTCGCCCTCGCCGCCACCGGCCTCCTCGACGGCCGCCGCGCCACCACCCACTGGCACTACACGCGCGCGCTCGCCGCGAAGCACCCGGAGGTACGGGTCGACGAGAACGTGCTCTTCGTCGACGAAGGCAGCGTCCTGACCTCCGCGGGCGCCGCCTCCGGCATCGACCTGTGCCTGCACATCCTCCGCGGTGACCTCGGCGTGGCCGCGTCCAACCACGCCGCGCGGCGCCTGGTGGCGGCCCCGTACCGCAGCGGCGGCCAGGCGCAGTACGTGCCGCGCAGCGTGCCGGAGCCGCTCGGCGAGCGGTTCGCCGCGACCCGGGAGTGGGCGCTGCACCGGCTCGGCGAGCCGCTGACGCTGGAGGCGCTGGCGCGGCACGCGGGGGTGTCGACGCGCACGTTCTCGCGGCGCTTCGTGGACGACACCGGGTACACGCCGATGCAGTGGATCATGCGGGCGCGCATCGACGTGGCGCGCGAGCTGCTGGAGCGGTCCGAGCAGAGCGTGGAGCAGATCGCGGACCGCGTGGGCCTCGGCACGGGCGCCAACCTGCGGCTGCACTTCCAGCAGATTCTGGGGACGACGCCGAGCGAGTACCGGCGCACGTTCGCGCGGGGCGAGTAG
- the gap gene encoding type I glyceraldehyde-3-phosphate dehydrogenase, with product MTRIAINGFGRIGRNVLRALLERDSSLDVVAVNDLAEPAALARLLAYDTTAGRLGRPVTADGDTLVVDGRRIKVLAEREPAKLPWADLGVDVVLEATGRFTAATAARAHLDAGARKVLVSAPSAGADVTLAPGVNTGAYDPQAHTIVSNASCTTNALAPLAAVLDELAGIEHGFMTTVHAYTQEQNLQDGPHRDARRARAAAVNIVPTTTGAAKAIGLVLPGLDGRLSGDSIRVPVPVGSIVELNTTVARDVTREDVLAAYRTAAEGPLAGILEYSEDPLVSADITGNPASAVFDSALTRVDGRHIKVVAWYDNEWGFSHRVIDTLELLTTT from the coding sequence ATGACCCGCATCGCCATCAACGGATTCGGCCGCATCGGCCGCAACGTGCTGCGTGCGCTGCTGGAACGCGACAGCAGCCTCGACGTCGTCGCCGTCAACGACCTCGCCGAGCCCGCCGCCCTCGCGCGGCTCCTCGCCTACGACACCACCGCGGGCCGCCTCGGCCGCCCGGTCACGGCGGACGGCGACACCCTCGTCGTCGACGGCCGCCGCATCAAGGTGCTCGCCGAGCGGGAGCCGGCGAAGCTGCCGTGGGCCGATCTCGGCGTGGACGTGGTCCTCGAAGCCACCGGCCGCTTCACCGCGGCCACGGCCGCCCGCGCCCACCTCGACGCGGGCGCGCGCAAGGTCCTCGTCAGCGCCCCCTCCGCCGGCGCGGACGTCACCCTCGCGCCCGGCGTGAACACCGGGGCGTACGACCCGCAGGCCCACACCATCGTCTCGAACGCCTCCTGCACCACCAACGCGCTCGCCCCCCTGGCCGCCGTACTGGACGAACTCGCCGGCATCGAACACGGCTTCATGACCACCGTGCACGCCTACACCCAGGAACAGAACCTCCAGGACGGCCCTCACCGCGACGCCCGCCGCGCCCGCGCCGCGGCCGTCAACATCGTCCCCACCACCACGGGCGCCGCGAAGGCCATCGGCCTCGTACTCCCCGGCCTGGACGGCAGACTCTCCGGCGACTCGATCCGCGTCCCGGTCCCGGTCGGCTCGATCGTCGAACTCAACACGACGGTCGCCCGCGACGTCACCCGCGAAGACGTCCTCGCCGCCTACCGCACGGCGGCGGAAGGCCCCCTGGCCGGCATCCTCGAATACTCCGAAGACCCCCTCGTCTCCGCCGACATCACCGGCAACCCGGCCTCCGCCGTCTTCGACTCGGCCCTCACCCGCGTCGACGGCCGCCACATCAAGGTAGTCGCCTGGTACGACAACGAATGGGGCTTCTCCCACCGGGTGATCGACACCCTCGAACTCCTCACCACCACCTGA
- a CDS encoding lytic polysaccharide monooxygenase: protein MLVAVLAGALAWTSSAQAHGTVVDPATRAYHCWEEWGDDHLNPAMEQEDPMCWQAYQANPNTMWNWMSMLQDGLGGKFEERTPNGKLCSNNHQNFESLNNPGPWTTTDVTDNFSIHLYDQASHGADFFRVYVSKQGFDPKTQALGWDDLDFITETGSYPPASDITFPVQTSGYSGHHIVFTIWQASHLDQAYLMCSDVNFG, encoded by the coding sequence CTGCTGGTTGCCGTGCTCGCCGGCGCGCTGGCCTGGACCAGCAGCGCTCAGGCCCACGGCACCGTCGTCGACCCGGCAACCCGCGCCTACCACTGCTGGGAGGAATGGGGAGACGACCACCTGAACCCGGCCATGGAGCAGGAGGACCCCATGTGCTGGCAGGCCTACCAGGCCAACCCCAACACCATGTGGAACTGGATGAGCATGCTCCAGGACGGGCTGGGTGGAAAGTTCGAGGAACGGACTCCCAACGGGAAGCTCTGCAGCAACAACCACCAGAACTTCGAGAGCCTGAACAACCCCGGTCCCTGGACGACGACCGATGTCACCGACAACTTCTCGATCCACCTGTACGACCAGGCATCACACGGAGCCGACTTCTTCCGGGTCTACGTGAGCAAGCAGGGGTTCGACCCCAAGACCCAGGCTCTCGGCTGGGACGACCTCGACTTCATCACCGAGACGGGCAGCTACCCCCCGGCGTCCGACATCACGTTCCCCGTCCAGACCTCCGGCTACTCCGGACACCACATCGTCTTCACGATCTGGCAAGCCTCGCACCTGGACCAGGCCTACCTGATGTGCAGTGACGTGAACTTCGGCTGA
- a CDS encoding B12-binding domain-containing protein (Presence of a B(12) (cobalamin)-binding domain implies dependence on cobalamin itself, in one of its several forms, or in some unusual lineages, dependence on a cobalamin-like analog.) codes for MSETRIPEAARARFDACLAAADEDAAVELAVGLVTGGVSAEDVLLRLVAPAQVRIGARWESGEWTVSQEHAATHVSRKTVDAVAAAAAARGTIRLPGGAGSRGHVLVACSDGEWHVLPAQILTEVLRLHGFDVRSLGGSVSPQGILSDVHQHGPDVVALSCTLPWNLPLAHRQIEICRWAGVPVVTGGAGFGPGGTWAYALGADLYAADARDAADALMRHWPPVLRGESSVEADAVEAYAMLVRQRPGLLEHMASALRDMHPGPGTGSVSGMEHEEGAGVLGRLLDSLAAAVYVDDERVFTQHLAFVRTYLSARSADSHFLIVMADALADRLKGSPQALDKLSAGRRFLARGEEDDSGGPG; via the coding sequence ATGAGTGAGACCCGGATCCCCGAAGCCGCCCGGGCCCGCTTCGACGCCTGCCTGGCAGCCGCGGACGAGGACGCGGCGGTCGAGCTGGCCGTGGGTCTGGTGACGGGCGGCGTGAGCGCGGAGGACGTGCTGCTCCGGCTGGTGGCGCCCGCGCAGGTGAGGATCGGTGCGCGGTGGGAGTCAGGCGAGTGGACGGTATCGCAGGAGCACGCGGCCACCCATGTCAGCAGGAAGACCGTCGACGCGGTGGCGGCAGCGGCCGCTGCCCGCGGCACCATCCGCCTGCCCGGCGGGGCCGGTTCACGGGGCCACGTGCTGGTGGCGTGCAGCGACGGCGAATGGCACGTCCTCCCCGCCCAGATCCTCACCGAGGTGCTGCGACTGCACGGCTTCGACGTGCGCTCACTCGGCGGGTCGGTGTCCCCGCAGGGGATCCTCTCGGACGTCCACCAGCACGGCCCCGACGTGGTCGCTCTCTCGTGCACGCTGCCCTGGAACCTCCCGCTCGCGCACCGGCAGATCGAGATCTGCCGGTGGGCCGGCGTTCCCGTCGTCACGGGCGGGGCGGGGTTCGGTCCCGGGGGCACATGGGCGTACGCGCTGGGTGCGGACCTCTACGCGGCCGACGCGCGTGACGCCGCGGACGCACTGATGCGCCACTGGCCGCCGGTGTTGCGCGGAGAGTCGTCGGTCGAGGCGGATGCCGTAGAGGCGTACGCGATGCTCGTCAGGCAACGACCCGGGCTGCTGGAGCACATGGCGTCCGCGCTGCGGGACATGCACCCGGGCCCGGGTACGGGATCCGTCTCCGGCATGGAGCACGAGGAGGGCGCGGGGGTTCTCGGCCGGTTGCTGGATTCCCTGGCAGCGGCCGTCTACGTCGACGACGAGCGCGTGTTCACTCAGCATCTCGCCTTCGTACGGACGTATCTCTCCGCCCGCTCGGCGGACTCGCACTTCCTCATCGTGATGGCCGACGCCCTCGCCGACCGGCTGAAGGGGTCGCCGCAGGCCCTCGACAAACTCTCGGCGGGCCGCCGGTTTCTCGCCAGGGGGGAGGAGGACGACTCCGGCGGTCCGGGATGA
- a CDS encoding PP2C family protein-serine/threonine phosphatase: MADDGGGAGVWSHASAQLGELLDLVDEAIVTCDRPDGTIRGFNRAAVRLFPRLRPGEPASASAPPLARAGARGAKRFSAAHGGRRLRGRLRTVDGLAVWLVSQVSSAQEAEAALVDERARSAFLEEATQRLGASLHHSRTVRTLTEIVTPRLADASVVVLPPSGRRTDWHRAGPGGARSSGEVAVERLEEVPEIANALYGLQPHPTVISPQELDPLDNLMPAELVPGGEPLVAQLAAGGVPAGALIMLRGPERAPFDEADIELAHELAVRAGLALATAALYTQQAHTIAVLQASMAPEPLPAADGLRLGAAYRPAAEALHISGDFYHVAPSALGGVTFFFGDVSGKGAEAAVLAGHLRQSMRTLAMVAQESEPLRDLYLLNEIVLSDGHRFATLVTGSARPRDDGSVKVEIAGGGHLSPLVLRGDGRVEEITCEGTLVGAVPDPGFSLTEVVLEPGELILFYSDGVTEARGGASGREMYGDERLVDALASCTDMQAASVAERLELLTTEWLAGRPHDDISILTLQAPPRRGASLQRQPGSHASPPLPGRPGSHE; this comes from the coding sequence ATGGCGGACGACGGAGGCGGCGCGGGCGTGTGGAGCCATGCCTCCGCGCAGCTTGGCGAGCTGCTGGATCTGGTCGACGAGGCCATCGTCACGTGCGACCGCCCCGACGGGACGATCCGGGGGTTCAACCGGGCCGCCGTCCGCCTCTTTCCCCGGTTGCGCCCGGGAGAGCCGGCGAGTGCGTCGGCGCCGCCCCTGGCTCGTGCCGGCGCCCGGGGGGCGAAGCGCTTCTCCGCCGCCCACGGGGGGCGCAGGCTCCGCGGTCGTCTGCGTACCGTCGACGGACTCGCGGTGTGGCTGGTCAGTCAGGTGAGCAGTGCACAGGAGGCCGAGGCGGCGCTCGTCGACGAACGCGCCAGGTCGGCCTTCCTGGAGGAGGCCACCCAGCGGCTCGGCGCTTCGCTCCATCACAGCCGCACTGTCCGTACGCTCACCGAGATCGTCACCCCCAGACTGGCGGACGCGTCCGTGGTCGTCCTGCCCCCGAGCGGGCGGCGTACGGACTGGCACCGGGCGGGTCCGGGCGGGGCGCGCTCCTCCGGTGAGGTGGCGGTCGAGAGGCTCGAAGAGGTGCCCGAGATCGCGAACGCGCTGTACGGCCTTCAACCGCACCCCACGGTCATCAGCCCTCAGGAGCTGGACCCGCTCGACAACCTCATGCCCGCGGAGCTCGTTCCAGGCGGAGAGCCGCTCGTGGCCCAGCTCGCCGCGGGGGGCGTACCGGCCGGCGCGCTGATCATGCTGCGCGGCCCGGAACGGGCGCCGTTCGACGAGGCCGACATCGAGCTGGCGCACGAGTTGGCCGTGAGGGCCGGACTCGCGCTGGCGACGGCGGCGCTCTATACGCAGCAGGCCCACACCATCGCCGTCCTGCAAGCGAGCATGGCCCCGGAACCACTGCCCGCCGCCGACGGCCTCAGGCTCGGCGCCGCCTACCGGCCGGCCGCCGAGGCGCTGCACATCAGCGGCGACTTCTACCACGTGGCCCCCTCCGCCCTGGGCGGGGTCACGTTCTTCTTCGGTGACGTGTCCGGGAAGGGTGCGGAGGCCGCGGTGCTGGCGGGGCACCTGCGGCAGAGCATGCGGACGCTGGCGATGGTCGCGCAGGAAAGCGAACCCCTGCGCGATCTGTATCTGCTGAACGAGATCGTCCTGAGCGACGGCCACCGTTTCGCGACCCTGGTCACGGGCTCCGCCCGTCCCCGCGACGACGGCTCGGTGAAGGTGGAGATCGCCGGCGGCGGCCACCTCTCCCCGCTCGTACTGCGTGGCGACGGAAGGGTGGAGGAGATCACCTGCGAGGGCACGCTCGTCGGGGCTGTGCCCGATCCCGGTTTCAGCCTGACCGAGGTCGTTCTCGAACCCGGTGAGCTGATCCTCTTCTACAGCGACGGGGTCACCGAAGCGCGAGGCGGTGCGAGCGGGCGGGAGATGTACGGCGACGAACGCCTCGTCGACGCGCTGGCCAGTTGCACGGACATGCAGGCGGCGTCGGTCGCCGAGCGGCTGGAGCTGCTCACGACCGAATGGCTTGCCGGCCGCCCGCACGACGACATCTCCATCCTCACGCTTCAGGCACCTCCGCGCCGTGGCGCCTCCCTGCAGCGTCAGCCCGGAAGCCACGCGAGTCCCCCGTTGCCGGGAAGGCCGGGATCCCATGAGTGA
- a CDS encoding peptidoglycan DD-metalloendopeptidase family protein — protein sequence MHGNHEADGVRKDRSPVGLDRRALLRGSAVFGLAAGGVLLSGNPAQALDIYNPFSGYPMTGSWQDHIDRGSLGGIDYAMSVGTRLPAAGAGVVRNIPYNGTGGHTVTITHSDGYRTQYMHLSQFLVADGTSVGKGGTVGLSGGAAGAPGSGNSTGPHVHWHLITPAGTRVNPLDYIGGGGALPKTTTEEDGVPGPVMWMRTQNWLRIESGYTGPIDGVPGPNTYAALQRNMRNWGYTGPIDGVPGPNTWAAVQRLAASYGYTGPIDGVMGPNSWRGFSRFINEDRWD from the coding sequence GTGCACGGAAACCATGAGGCCGATGGCGTCCGGAAAGACCGGTCACCCGTCGGACTGGATCGGCGCGCCCTGCTGCGCGGCTCAGCAGTGTTCGGCCTGGCAGCCGGCGGTGTACTGCTCTCGGGGAACCCCGCCCAGGCGCTGGACATCTATAACCCGTTCAGCGGCTACCCGATGACCGGCAGTTGGCAGGACCACATCGACCGAGGCTCCCTGGGCGGAATCGACTACGCCATGAGCGTCGGCACCAGACTCCCGGCCGCCGGCGCCGGCGTCGTCAGGAACATCCCGTACAACGGCACCGGCGGACACACTGTGACCATCACTCACAGTGACGGGTACCGGACGCAGTACATGCACCTCTCACAGTTCCTGGTCGCCGACGGCACCTCAGTCGGCAAGGGAGGCACCGTCGGACTCTCCGGTGGTGCAGCCGGAGCCCCAGGCTCCGGAAACTCCACCGGCCCCCACGTCCACTGGCACCTGATCACCCCGGCTGGCACCCGAGTCAACCCGCTGGACTACATAGGCGGTGGTGGTGCGCTGCCGAAGACGACGACGGAGGAGGACGGCGTCCCCGGTCCCGTCATGTGGATGCGGACGCAGAACTGGCTGCGGATCGAGTCCGGCTACACGGGGCCCATCGACGGTGTTCCCGGACCCAACACCTACGCCGCGCTCCAGAGGAACATGCGCAACTGGGGCTACACCGGGCCCATCGACGGTGTTCCCGGGCCCAACACCTGGGCCGCGGTCCAGCGTCTGGCCGCCTCCTATGGCTACACCGGACCCATCGACGGCGTGATGGGCCCCAACTCCTGGCGGGGCTTCAGCCGTTTCATCAACGAAGACCGCTGGGACTGA